In the Sphingomonas sp. LM7 genome, one interval contains:
- the yidD gene encoding membrane protein insertion efficiency factor YidD: protein MIARILILIARFWQLGPSRILPPSCRYAPSCSAYAIEALGRYGAVKGSWLALRRILRCHPWGGHGYDPVP, encoded by the coding sequence GTGATCGCCCGCATTCTCATCCTGATCGCGCGCTTCTGGCAGCTGGGGCCGTCGCGCATCCTGCCGCCCAGCTGTCGCTACGCGCCGAGCTGTTCGGCCTATGCAATCGAGGCGCTTGGCCGCTATGGGGCGGTCAAGGGCAGTTGGCTTGCCTTGCGGCGCATCCTGCGCTGCCATCCATGGGGCGGGCACGGCTACGATCCCGTGCCATGA
- the rpmH gene encoding 50S ribosomal protein L34, whose amino-acid sequence MKRTFQPSNLVRARRHGFRSRMATVGGRNVIRARRARGRKKLSA is encoded by the coding sequence ATGAAGCGGACCTTTCAGCCGAGCAACCTGGTGCGTGCGCGCCGGCACGGCTTCCGCAGCCGGATGGCGACCGTCGGTGGCCGCAACGTGATCCGTGCTCGCCGCGCGCGCGGCCGCAAGAAGCTGTCGGCCTAA
- the rnpA gene encoding ribonuclease P protein component, which produces MPGFVLLVRARDDADPTMRIGITVSKKVGNAVVRNRMKRRFRALAREVLPESGIPGADHVLIGRGGGIERDYALLQAELAKACAKLGR; this is translated from the coding sequence ATGCCCGGCTTCGTCCTGCTGGTGCGCGCGCGCGACGATGCCGATCCCACGATGCGGATCGGCATTACCGTATCCAAGAAAGTCGGCAACGCCGTCGTGCGCAATCGCATGAAGCGCCGCTTTCGTGCGCTTGCCCGCGAAGTGCTGCCCGAATCGGGCATTCCGGGCGCCGATCATGTGCTGATCGGCCGCGGTGGCGGGATCGAGCGCGATTACGCCCTGCTCCAGGCCGAACTGGCCAAGGCATGCGCGAAGCTGGGCCGGTGA